Proteins from a genomic interval of Flavobacteriales bacterium:
- a CDS encoding IS200/IS605 family transposase, translated as TDEMVNEYLEHHRRSDDNGGSNFIIE; from the coding sequence ACAGATGAAATGGTGAATGAATATCTGGAGCATCACAGAAGGAGTGATGACAATGGCGGAAGCAATTTCATCATTGAGTGA
- the amt gene encoding ammonium transporter, protein MSKTYARVSLLLMILVGLFAAFYPTTHPEGGDFNSGDIAWLISASGLVLLMTPGLSYFYGGMVSAKNIISTMLQSFVALGVITIVWFVVGFSLSFGDSIGGIIGDPRTFFMFDNVGTAAHPEIATGIPFVLFAAFQLKFAIITPALITGAFAERIKFWGYILFIVLFCLFIYTPLAHWTWHPEGFLYKWGVLDFAGGTVVHISAGMAALAGAMFFGRRKVHMEKVENTPVNIPYVLLGTGLLWFGWFGFNAGSALAADGLAVSAFVNTNLASAAAMLAWLVFDSSQGRKPSALGGSIGAVVGLVAITPAAGFVSFGASIAIGIIASIISNIAVHIKSKSTLDDTLDVFPCHGLGGIVGMILTAVFALDGGLITGETDLFLNHMLALVIVGAFTFFGSYLLYYITNAIIPLRVSEEAEEIGLDLTQHDEKYILAQLD, encoded by the coding sequence ATGAGTAAAACATATGCAAGAGTTTCGCTTCTCTTGATGATTCTGGTAGGGCTTTTTGCAGCCTTTTATCCAACCACGCATCCTGAAGGAGGTGATTTCAATTCGGGCGATATTGCTTGGCTCATTTCCGCTTCGGGCCTTGTGTTGTTGATGACCCCAGGGCTTTCCTATTTCTATGGCGGAATGGTCTCCGCCAAGAACATCATCTCTACCATGCTGCAGAGTTTTGTGGCGTTGGGTGTCATCACCATTGTGTGGTTCGTGGTCGGTTTCAGCTTGAGTTTCGGAGACAGCATCGGAGGCATTATTGGTGATCCGCGCACCTTTTTCATGTTCGATAATGTTGGAACTGCGGCACATCCTGAGATAGCCACGGGAATTCCATTCGTGCTTTTTGCCGCATTCCAGTTGAAGTTTGCCATCATCACGCCAGCGCTCATTACAGGTGCATTTGCCGAGCGCATCAAGTTCTGGGGCTACATCCTTTTCATTGTGCTGTTCTGCCTTTTCATTTACACGCCATTGGCGCATTGGACCTGGCATCCCGAAGGATTCCTTTATAAATGGGGCGTACTCGATTTCGCTGGCGGAACCGTGGTTCACATCTCGGCAGGAATGGCCGCGTTGGCCGGTGCCATGTTCTTCGGGCGCAGAAAAGTGCACATGGAAAAAGTGGAGAACACGCCCGTGAACATTCCTTATGTATTGCTCGGAACAGGTCTCCTTTGGTTCGGATGGTTCGGTTTCAACGCGGGTTCAGCCTTGGCGGCAGATGGTTTGGCGGTAAGTGCTTTCGTCAACACAAATTTGGCTTCAGCAGCGGCCATGTTGGCGTGGTTGGTTTTCGATTCATCGCAAGGCCGAAAGCCTTCTGCGTTGGGCGGAAGCATCGGTGCGGTTGTCGGTCTGGTGGCCATTACGCCAGCCGCAGGTTTTGTGAGTTTTGGGGCGAGTATCGCCATCGGAATCATTGCCAGCATCATCTCCAATATTGCGGTTCACATCAAGTCAAAATCCACCTTGGATGACACGCTGGATGTATTCCCGTGCCACGGTTTGGGTGGAATTGTGGGAATGATCCTGACAGCGGTTTTTGCACTGGATGGTGGCCTCATCACGGGCGAAACGGACCTGTTTCTCAATCACATGCTTGCATTGGTGATCGTAGGTGCGTTCACGTTCTTCGGTTCGTACCTGTTGTATTACATCACAAACGCCATTATTCCGCTTCGCGTGAGTGAGGAAGCGGAAGAGATCGGTCTCGACCTCACGCAGCATGACGAGAAATACATTCTCGCGCAGCTGGATTAA
- a CDS encoding T9SS type A sorting domain-containing protein, giving the protein MRILTALFSILTVFCFGQNATKHSFTFEKGATVNMSAEMEDWNIHLQHLEAPTPGISGLRAELHQKKLQIMEMYPAQASGSARAASGPTPNLGNNFEGNTFQGIPNDNDMAISKDSIVVSVTNSRIHMYNGVTEEQVFYRSLGGFVQPLHITGSKFDPKVIYDPQNDRFIIIFLSGFTNANSHIMVAFSKTSDPTGDWNLYALPGNPLNNDTWSDYPVVGISGKDLYIGVNTFTDGSSNNSGFTESCLWQIGLRQGYLGYQLITNYYSDILPWTRRLFNITPMPAADVPSAENMYLISNRNTAIHNDSIFLLEVTGRVTDPNTELVLKTLVTDQPYVLPVPARQGGGQWFDTNDSRILGGYVLNGRIHFVQSCTDPSTGTSGIYHGVIDNIDGVPSMVSRIYSEPGLYYGYPNISWCGLSSDDEQSIITFNHSSQTEPAGFSAIHVNASLEPSARLQIKTGDSYVDVMTDSLERWGDYSGSQRLYDEPGKVWAVGSFGSNLHGHGTWIAELTTPDLLTGIANGEVIHIDASTFPNPFAEQINVVFDIPSTTFLRLELVDMSGRLVKLLMEDRIKAGKNRISFNGAFLENGTYLINAYTKDGLMFNKKVIKQ; this is encoded by the coding sequence ATGAGAATCCTTACCGCCCTGTTTTCAATCCTTACCGTTTTCTGTTTCGGGCAGAACGCCACCAAGCACAGTTTTACCTTTGAGAAAGGCGCTACCGTGAACATGTCGGCAGAAATGGAAGATTGGAACATCCATCTGCAGCATCTGGAAGCGCCAACACCCGGCATCAGCGGATTGCGGGCAGAACTTCATCAGAAGAAATTGCAGATCATGGAAATGTACCCTGCACAGGCTTCCGGTTCTGCTCGGGCAGCATCTGGCCCAACTCCCAATCTTGGAAACAACTTCGAGGGAAATACTTTTCAAGGCATACCGAATGACAACGACATGGCCATTTCGAAGGATAGCATTGTTGTGTCGGTGACCAACTCACGTATTCACATGTACAATGGCGTGACAGAAGAGCAGGTATTCTACCGCTCGTTGGGCGGATTCGTTCAGCCGTTGCACATCACGGGCAGCAAATTCGACCCGAAAGTGATCTATGATCCACAGAACGACCGTTTCATTATCATCTTCCTCAGTGGCTTTACAAATGCCAACAGTCACATCATGGTGGCTTTCAGCAAAACAAGCGACCCAACAGGCGATTGGAATCTGTATGCACTTCCGGGCAATCCGTTGAACAACGATACATGGTCGGATTATCCGGTTGTCGGCATTTCGGGCAAGGACCTCTACATTGGTGTCAACACATTTACAGACGGTTCTTCGAACAACTCCGGTTTCACCGAATCGTGCCTGTGGCAGATCGGGCTGCGCCAAGGCTACCTCGGTTATCAGCTCATCACCAATTACTACAGCGATATTCTTCCTTGGACACGAAGGTTGTTCAATATCACTCCGATGCCTGCGGCCGATGTGCCGTCTGCAGAGAACATGTATCTCATCTCTAACCGAAACACGGCCATTCATAACGATTCCATTTTCCTGTTGGAAGTGACCGGACGCGTGACCGACCCGAATACAGAACTGGTATTGAAAACACTTGTCACCGACCAGCCTTATGTTCTCCCTGTTCCTGCGCGGCAGGGTGGCGGCCAATGGTTCGACACGAACGACAGTCGGATCTTGGGAGGTTATGTGCTGAACGGGAGGATCCATTTCGTGCAAAGCTGCACCGACCCAAGCACCGGAACTTCAGGCATCTATCATGGTGTGATCGACAATATCGATGGTGTACCGAGCATGGTCTCCCGTATTTACAGCGAACCGGGGCTTTACTACGGTTATCCTAACATTTCGTGGTGCGGTCTGAGTTCGGACGATGAGCAATCCATCATCACATTCAATCACTCCAGCCAAACGGAACCTGCCGGATTCAGTGCCATCCATGTAAATGCATCGCTGGAGCCCTCAGCCCGATTGCAGATAAAAACGGGTGACAGTTATGTGGATGTAATGACAGACAGCCTGGAACGCTGGGGCGATTATTCGGGAAGTCAGCGATTGTATGACGAACCGGGAAAGGTTTGGGCTGTTGGCTCCTTCGGATCTAACCTACATGGACACGGAACTTGGATCGCAGAACTGACCACCCCAGACCTACTGACCGGAATTGCCAATGGCGAGGTCATTCATATTGATGCTTCAACCTTTCCGAATCCGTTTGCGGAGCAGATCAACGTGGTGTTCGACATTCCTTCAACCACTTTCCTTAGGCTGGAACTGGTGGATATGAGCGGCAGATTGGTAAAACTGCTGATGGAAGACCGCATCAAGGCCGGAAAGAACCGCATTTCTTTCAATGGTGCATTTCTCGAAAACGGCACCTACCTGATCAATGCTTACACCAAGGACGGACTCATGTTCAACAAAAAGGTGATCAAGCAATAA
- a CDS encoding 4-hydroxybenzoate octaprenyltransferase, with product MKNYLSLVKFSHTIFAMPFAMIGFFVAVQLTQASFEWHLLLKVVLCMVFARNAAMAFNRYIDRNIDEKNPRTAIREIPAGIINANAALWFVIANSVAFVITTYFINPLCWALSPVALAVVLGYSLTKRFTALCHLILGLGLSLAPIGAYLAVVGKFDLLPLLFSFAVLFWVGGFDIIYALQDEEFDRENDLFSIPVWLGKSKALMLSNALHAITAALLFWAGSLGDFHWLYWIGYAIFISLLTYQHALVKPNDLSRVNLAFFTTNGIASVTFASFVIADLFIL from the coding sequence ATGAAGAACTATCTATCACTCGTCAAGTTCTCTCACACCATTTTTGCCATGCCGTTCGCCATGATCGGCTTCTTTGTGGCAGTACAACTTACGCAGGCAAGTTTTGAGTGGCATCTTTTGCTGAAAGTGGTGCTCTGCATGGTTTTCGCGCGGAACGCGGCCATGGCTTTCAACCGCTACATTGACCGCAATATTGATGAGAAGAACCCACGCACGGCTATCCGCGAGATTCCGGCCGGCATCATCAATGCCAACGCAGCCCTTTGGTTTGTGATCGCCAATTCGGTGGCGTTTGTCATCACCACGTATTTCATCAATCCGTTGTGCTGGGCGCTTTCGCCTGTTGCGCTGGCGGTCGTATTGGGCTACAGCCTCACCAAACGGTTTACCGCGTTGTGTCATCTCATTTTGGGGCTGGGATTGAGCCTCGCCCCGATCGGAGCCTACTTGGCCGTGGTGGGAAAATTCGACCTTCTTCCCCTACTCTTTTCGTTTGCCGTGCTTTTTTGGGTGGGCGGTTTCGACATTATTTACGCCTTGCAGGATGAAGAGTTTGACCGCGAGAACGACCTTTTCTCCATTCCCGTTTGGCTTGGAAAATCAAAAGCACTGATGCTTTCGAATGCACTTCACGCCATAACTGCTGCGTTGCTGTTCTGGGCCGGAAGTTTGGGCGATTTCCATTGGTTGTACTGGATCGGCTACGCGATATTCATCTCGTTGCTCACTTACCAACACGCCTTGGTAAAACCGAACGACCTGAGCCGCGTGAACCTCGCATTTTTCACCACCAACGGAATTGCATCCGTCACATTCGCATCATTTGTAATCGCTGATCTTTTCATCCTGTGA
- a CDS encoding T9SS type A sorting domain-containing protein — protein sequence MKMKRIATIIAILSVTFFANLTNVSAQCPGCTIDQTCGVGLNPVQPTLCPASLPNGTQGVYYDENATFFMPRDFVDAGSGQSVTLNGITVTSVTGMPQGISYTCDQPGCSYTVTNDPATQRGCVKMCGTPTVPGNYTITIQVVANVTTPIGTINQPTGFTMPLTIDPSPGGNCCFSYNPPSACGSLDVTYEGLLNFEPLQPTTYDWDFGNGNTATGATPAVQSYTTPGDYYPELTTTVYNYVLTDVEVTASGSGWCGDIEEASLFGVCQGAPDLFFDYANNGDTYTSSAGNNSLTQTWNNLGIELSSLVFSMTFWDQDNVSQNDNLGALAFSVTGPGTFNFSNSEVFGTYTIGTVVDTVYVTDDTVSVYPVPAQPQLSFDPGQNVCTGDSVLISGPIGPYQYQWLKSGSFISDSVAVWVNETYYYSLIIVDTTYFCQAESDSELVQILQYPLPPVITYNSATANLEVTNNPNGYGVEWYLDGTLIQGESGDTLPASGNVGPFTAIYVNQGTCSSQLSTEYWLCLPATVQPLANDTLCCGDVVTFDASGFTLNPYSTVAWAVTPEAMGPVVDQASATAAEDGGYILSNFGSTIDFTRNCANNADSIINGSYYVTPFAIEDPDVTPLTYDTLQGCAPYAEICPSLSAVDDNWELFPMIFTFPDGSQLNANDAIAFGLPINQQLLDFAGGLPCIPLTSLYAGDPNGEWTISITNTGTTALDMSVPDFVVINSADSCNLITQDESYLIPGVDLTANPGQTVVVNFHIPPLPNNFPAVNSDCSAFGDPILVTFKDCYPDLTNNLHVTGSVSNPAVDQQNNYIYGYIDVTITGGTPPYTISWTDGPTTEDRFNLTPGSYTINVVDANNFTASETFDLTGPYLGIEDLDRFGFSLGQSIPNPTSGNATIRFESGETANYQFIVRDAAGREVARMSIAAMQGENRIIFDGSSLPSGVYTYSLTNGVNVLTQRMMINK from the coding sequence ATGAAAATGAAAAGAATAGCTACAATTATCGCGATACTGTCGGTGACGTTCTTCGCCAATTTGACCAATGTTTCGGCTCAGTGTCCCGGTTGCACCATTGACCAGACCTGCGGTGTGGGACTGAATCCGGTTCAGCCGACCCTTTGTCCGGCATCTCTGCCTAACGGTACACAAGGCGTTTACTATGATGAGAACGCAACGTTTTTCATGCCTCGCGATTTTGTGGATGCTGGTTCTGGTCAGAGTGTTACTCTGAATGGGATCACGGTCACCAGCGTTACAGGGATGCCTCAAGGAATCAGTTACACATGCGATCAGCCAGGCTGCTCTTACACGGTTACCAACGACCCTGCCACTCAGCGCGGTTGTGTGAAGATGTGCGGAACGCCCACAGTTCCAGGTAATTATACGATTACCATTCAGGTGGTGGCCAATGTCACTACTCCTATAGGTACCATCAATCAGCCAACCGGCTTTACGATGCCGCTGACCATCGATCCATCTCCCGGAGGCAACTGCTGTTTCAGCTACAACCCGCCTTCGGCCTGTGGTTCGCTGGATGTGACCTATGAAGGTCTTTTGAACTTTGAACCGCTGCAGCCGACCACGTACGATTGGGATTTCGGAAACGGCAACACGGCCACGGGGGCTACTCCGGCTGTTCAGTCATACACAACTCCAGGCGATTATTATCCGGAACTTACCACTACCGTTTACAATTATGTGCTAACGGATGTGGAGGTTACTGCTTCCGGTTCGGGCTGGTGTGGTGATATTGAGGAGGCCAGCCTATTTGGCGTTTGTCAGGGTGCGCCAGACCTTTTCTTCGATTATGCGAACAATGGCGACACCTACACCTCTTCCGCAGGTAATAATAGCCTTACACAGACTTGGAATAACCTTGGCATCGAACTTAGTTCGCTTGTGTTTTCCATGACTTTCTGGGATCAAGACAACGTTTCACAGAATGACAATCTTGGAGCATTGGCGTTTAGCGTCACTGGCCCTGGAACATTCAACTTCTCCAACTCGGAGGTGTTCGGAACCTATACCATCGGAACCGTGGTGGATACGGTTTACGTGACGGATGATACCGTTTCCGTTTATCCGGTCCCTGCTCAACCTCAGCTGAGTTTCGATCCAGGACAGAATGTATGTACAGGTGATTCTGTGCTTATCAGCGGTCCTATTGGTCCTTACCAGTACCAATGGCTCAAGTCCGGTTCGTTCATTTCAGATTCGGTTGCGGTGTGGGTCAACGAGACCTACTATTATTCGTTGATCATTGTTGATACGACCTATTTCTGTCAGGCTGAATCGGATTCTGAATTGGTGCAGATTCTTCAGTATCCGCTTCCTCCGGTTATTACTTACAACAGTGCCACTGCCAACTTGGAGGTGACCAACAACCCGAACGGCTATGGTGTGGAATGGTATCTGGATGGAACGCTGATCCAAGGCGAGAGCGGAGATACGCTTCCAGCCTCTGGGAATGTGGGGCCGTTCACAGCCATCTACGTCAATCAGGGAACCTGTAGTTCACAGCTTTCTACAGAATACTGGCTGTGTCTTCCGGCAACGGTGCAGCCATTGGCCAACGACACGCTTTGCTGTGGCGATGTGGTGACCTTCGATGCTTCTGGATTCACGCTCAACCCGTATTCTACGGTTGCTTGGGCAGTTACGCCAGAGGCCATGGGGCCGGTGGTGGATCAGGCAAGTGCCACCGCTGCTGAAGATGGCGGTTACATCCTTTCCAATTTTGGATCCACGATTGATTTCACCAGAAACTGTGCGAATAATGCAGACAGTATTATCAATGGAAGTTACTACGTTACGCCCTTTGCCATTGAGGATCCGGATGTGACACCGCTGACCTATGATACGCTTCAGGGCTGTGCTCCGTATGCTGAGATCTGCCCTTCCCTTTCTGCGGTAGATGATAACTGGGAACTGTTCCCAATGATCTTCACATTCCCTGACGGTTCGCAGCTCAATGCCAACGATGCCATTGCGTTCGGGCTGCCTATCAACCAGCAATTGCTTGATTTTGCCGGTGGACTTCCATGTATTCCATTGACCTCGCTTTATGCAGGAGACCCGAACGGAGAATGGACCATCAGCATTACCAATACAGGCACAACAGCATTGGACATGTCCGTTCCTGATTTCGTGGTGATCAACTCGGCAGACAGCTGTAACCTGATCACACAGGATGAATCATACCTGATCCCTGGTGTCGATCTGACAGCAAATCCGGGACAAACGGTAGTGGTAAACTTCCACATTCCACCATTGCCGAACAACTTCCCAGCGGTCAACTCCGATTGTTCCGCATTCGGTGATCCGATACTTGTCACATTCAAGGACTGCTATCCGGACCTGACGAACAACTTGCATGTCACAGGTTCTGTCAGCAACCCTGCGGTCGATCAGCAGAACAACTATATCTACGGATACATCGATGTTACCATTACAGGAGGAACGCCACCCTACACTATTTCTTGGACGGATGGCCCGACCACTGAGGACCGATTTAATCTCACTCCCGGTTCGTACACGATCAATGTGGTGGATGCCAATAACTTCACCGCATCAGAGACCTTTGACCTGACCGGGCCATACCTGGGTATCGAAGACCTTGACAGATTCGGTTTCTCTCTTGGACAGAGCATTCCGAACCCGACATCAGGAAATGCGACCATACGTTTTGAGAGTGGCGAAACCGCCAACTATCAGTTCATTGTACGCGATGCGGCAGGTAGGGAAGTGGCCCGCATGTCCATTGCCGCTATGCAAGGTGAGAACAGGATCATCTTTGATGGAAGCAGCTTGCCATCGGGCGTTTACACATATTCGCTTACCAATGGCGTAAATGTGCTCACACAGCGAATGATGATCAACAAGTAA